A region of the Planctomycetota bacterium genome:
TACTCCTTCCAGAGCCGCCGCTGATCCACGAGCTCCGCCCCGTACTTGCGGGCGATCGAGGGGAGAAACACATGGTTCATCCACGCGCTCCAGTTCGCCGGGGTAAGCCGCGCCGGATCGGTCTCTTCGGTCAGATCCTCGTCGCGGGTGACGTGATCCGTCTGGAGGAGAATCTCCGCCGTGGTCCGCTCGCGCAGCCGGCGGATGATGTTCTCGTACTCGAGGTGAGATCCGTAGACGTGGAAGATCACGAGATCCGGGTAGAAGGGATAAAGATCGGTTTCCGCCGTCTTGACGAGAAGCTGAGAGGCGAAGCCGCCGATCGCCCGATTCTCGAGGACGAGGTTCGCGTGCGGAAAGCGGCGCCGCAGGTCCTCGGCCACCTCCTTCCACCAGGCCTGTTCCGTGATCGACTGCCCGTAGAAAAGAACACGCACGGTGGAACGCCTCCGCGGCGTGCTTTCGGCCAGGAGGCTCATCGTCCGCTGGATCCGCGCGCCGTAGGTCTCGACCGGTCCGAGCGTCGTCGGGGGCGGGTAAGACTCCGTCTGCGGAAAAAGCAGAACCGCCAGAAGCGCCAGCGTGTCGGGCATGCGCGCCTCCCTGAAAGGCCTACGCCGGGCCGGACCGGCGGCGCAGGACCGCGTAGTGATGGCCGGAGAAGAGCCTCGAAAGCGGAATCGAGGCGACCACGTCCCATCCCGCGCGTCCGGCCACGTCGCGCAGTTCACCCGTTGTCATGGTGACCTTGGGGCGCTTGCGGTTGAACGGCCGCCGGAGGCGCCGGAGGATGTTCTTGAGGGACCAGGTATGGAAATAGGTCATCACCACCCACCGGCGGCTCACCCGGCAAAGCTCCCGGATGTACCGGTGGCGCTCCTCCCGGTCGGGAACGTGATGGAAGAGGCGCGCCGAAAAAACGCAATCGAACGCGCCGTCCCGGTACGGGATATGGAACGCCGACGCCTGCACGAGATGAGGCCGCCACGCCGCCAGGTTCCGCCGCGCCAGCCGAAGCATTTCGAAGGAGACGTCCGTCTCCACATGCCGGCGCGCATAGCCCTGAATCGTCGGGAAGAGCCGTCCCGTGCCCGAAGGCAGATCGAGCAACCACTCGATGGGCCCTTCCACATACGAAAAGGCCTTGCGGATCACGCGCACTTCCGTGCGATGGGAGAGCCGCTTGTGCCACCGGCGGACGTAGAGCTCGTTGTAACTCTCCGCCCCCTCCCGGCTCTGGTATTTGGCGATGACGCGCGGGTCCATCGGAGGCCCGATCATACCGCGCCGCGCCGGCCGCGCCAACTCAAAACATCCCCGGCCCCGCAACGCCCGGGCCCTCCCGGACGTCTTTAAGGGAGGAACCGATGCACCTCCTTCCGGCGACGTCCTGCTTGGCGGCCGCCCTCCTCCTGGGTCCTCAGGAAACCGGGCGCGCCCCGGATCCGGACCGATGGCTCAATCGCCTGATCCGTCGCACCCTGGAAGAGAGATTCCACCCTTGGGAACGCGTGCCTCACGAGGAACGCGACCTTCACGCTTCCGGAAGCGATCTCAAGGGAGACGAAACGGCGGCCAACGACCTGGCGGGCTCCGGTTTCCTCCGGGCGATCGCGGAGATCGTGAAGGACCCCTCCTCGCTCCTCGAGTTCGAGCCGAGCGCCCGTCCCGAGTAGATCCTGCCCGCTCGAATCGCGATTCCTACGGCACTTCTTCCCAGCGGCCGTTCCCGTACCGCCACTTCATGATCACCTTTCCGTCCGCACAAATCCGATAGGTTCTCCCCGGCGCCGCCGGAAGCCGGACCGTGCACGTCCCGTCCTGCGGAACCGAGGCCGGCCCCGGGACCGACTCCCCCTCGCCGTCCAGCCTCCAATGGACCGGCGTGGTCGCCTTCACCTGGACCTTCTTGTCCGCCGCCGGGGGATCCAGCGGATGCGCCTCCCGAACGATCCACGTGTCGGAATCCTTGGGCCACACCCACAGAAGCACCCGTCCCTGACGGGGAATGCGCCCGTGCGGGCTGTAAATCCCTTGTCGGCGACCGTTCTCCAAGACGAGGACATGATACGTCAGGTCGGTTCGCGGCTGCTTGTCCACGAGAGAAAGCTCCCCCACGAGAACGATCAGGGTGGGCAGCGGTTTGCCGCAGTGGACGCATGCCCTGCCGGCTTCCCCACAAGAACGGCACAGCTGATCCGTCCGGGAAGGAATCTCACCACCGCACGACCGGCAGGTCCCGAGAGCCGTGAGGTGGCCCCCCGCACATCCCCCGCATCCGCAGGTATCCTGGGCGACGCCGGGCCAGCACCCCAATGCCAGGAGCAGGCAGAACGTTTTCATGCCCCTTGGACGCAACCCGGCAGGAAACGGTTCCCGACTTTCCGCGCTCCCGTTGCGGAGGCGCTTGAAAAACCGCCCTCCGGCGGATACATTTCCGCGTGTCGCGCCTCCCCGCTCCGGGGGAGGCCGGGCGGGGCGACCTTCCATTCGCCCGGGGAGTAGGACACCGCTGCCCTTCAACCGGTCACTGCCGTTGCGGGAATCTTCACGGGAGCTGGAAGCGCTCCTGGCGGAGAGGATCCTCGTCCTCGACGGCGCGATGGGGACCATGATCCAGTCGCGCCACCTCTCGGCCCAGGATTTCGGCGGCGCCGACTACGAGGGCTGCAACGAACTTCTCGTCCTGACCCGGCCCGACGTCATCCGCGACATTCACGCCGCCTACTTCGAGGCCGGCGCGGACATCGTGGAAACCAACTCCTTCGGCGGCACGCCGATCGTCCTGGGGGAGTACGGGCTGGCCGATCGGACGGAAGAGATCAACGAGGCCGCCGCGCGGGTGGCCCGGGAGGCCGCGGCGCGGTTCCCGGGTCCCCGGTTCGTGGCCGGCTCGATGGGGCCGACCACGAAGACCATCACCGTGACCGGCGGGGTCACGTTTTCCGAACTCGTTGAGGCCTACCGCCGCCAGGCCGTGGGGCTTCTGCGCGGCGGGGTCGATGCGCTCCTCGTGGAAACCGCGCAGGACACGCGCAACGTCAAGGCCGCGATCCTCGGGATTTCGCGCGCGTTCGACGAGACGGGTTTCCGCGTGGCGCTCATGCTTTCGGCCACGATCGAGCCCATGGGGACCATGCTGGCCGGCCAGGGCGTGGAGGCCTTTTACGCCTCGATCGAGCACGCGGCCCCGCTCTCGGTGGGCCTCAACTGCGGCACGGGCCCCGAGTTCATGACCGATCACCTCCGCACGCTGGCCCGTCTGGCGCGATGCTTCGTCACCTGCTATCCCAACGCGGGCCTCCCGGACGCCGAAGGCCGCTACAACGAGACTCCGGCCATGGTCGCCGGGACGCTGGCCCGGTTCGTGGAAGAGGGGTGGGTGAACCTCATCGGGGGCTGCTGCGGAACCACGCCCGAGTACGTGCGCGAGATCGCCCGGGTGGCCCGCTCGGGGCGCCCGCGCGTCCCGGCGCGGACGCGGCTCACCCACGTCAGCGGCATCGACTACGTGCCCTGCGAGGAATCGAACCGCCCGCTCCTCATCGGCGAGCGGACCAACGTCACGGGTTCCCGGAAGTTCCGGGAGCTCATCATGGCCGGCGAGTACGAGAAGGCCGCCGAAATCGGACGCCGGCAGGTGAAATCCGGCGCCCACATTCTGGACGTCAACCTCCAGCACACGGAAATCGACGAGCTGGCGGCCACGGCGGCGTTCCTGGACAGGCTCATCCGCATGGTCAAGGCCCCGCTCGTCATCGACACGACCAACCCGCGGGCCATCGAACTCGCCCTCACCTACTGCCAGGGCAAGTCCATCATCAACTCGATCAACCTCGAGGACGGCGAGGACCGCTTCGCGAAGATCTGCCCGCTGGCCCGCGCCTACGGCGCCGCCCTCGTCGTGGGCCTGATCGACGAGGAAGGACAGGCCGTCACCCTCGAGCGCAAGCTCCAGGTGGCCGAGCGGAGCTTCGGACTGCTGACCGGCGCGTACGGGATCGCGCCCGAGGACATCCTGTGGGACCCGCTCGTGTTCCCCTGCGCCTCCGGCGACCGCGCCTACCAGGGCTCCGCCCGCCACACGATCGAGGCGGTCCGGGCGCTCAAGGAGCGCTTCCCGGGAACCCGGACCGTCCTCGGGATCTCCAACGTCTCGTTCGGGGTTCCGCCGGCGGGCCGGGAGGTCCTCAACGCCGTTTTCCTCTACCACGCCACGAAGGCCGGGCTCGATTTCGCCATCGTCTCGACCGAGAAGCTCGTCCGGTACGCCTCGATCCCGGAGGAGGAACGGGTCCTGGCCGATAATCTCCTTTTCGATCGGGGTCCGGATCCCCTGGGGGCCT
Encoded here:
- a CDS encoding class I SAM-dependent methyltransferase, with translation MDPRVIAKYQSREGAESYNELYVRRWHKRLSHRTEVRVIRKAFSYVEGPIEWLLDLPSGTGRLFPTIQGYARRHVETDVSFEMLRLARRNLAAWRPHLVQASAFHIPYRDGAFDCVFSARLFHHVPDREERHRYIRELCRVSRRWVVMTYFHTWSLKNILRRLRRPFNRKRPKVTMTTGELRDVAGRAGWDVVASIPLSRLFSGHHYAVLRRRSGPA
- the metH gene encoding methionine synthase; the protein is MRESSRELEALLAERILVLDGAMGTMIQSRHLSAQDFGGADYEGCNELLVLTRPDVIRDIHAAYFEAGADIVETNSFGGTPIVLGEYGLADRTEEINEAAARVAREAAARFPGPRFVAGSMGPTTKTITVTGGVTFSELVEAYRRQAVGLLRGGVDALLVETAQDTRNVKAAILGISRAFDETGFRVALMLSATIEPMGTMLAGQGVEAFYASIEHAAPLSVGLNCGTGPEFMTDHLRTLARLARCFVTCYPNAGLPDAEGRYNETPAMVAGTLARFVEEGWVNLIGGCCGTTPEYVREIARVARSGRPRVPARTRLTHVSGIDYVPCEESNRPLLIGERTNVTGSRKFRELIMAGEYEKAAEIGRRQVKSGAHILDVNLQHTEIDELAATAAFLDRLIRMVKAPLVIDTTNPRAIELALTYCQGKSIINSINLEDGEDRFAKICPLARAYGAALVVGLIDEEGQAVTLERKLQVAERSFGLLTGAYGIAPEDILWDPLVFPCASGDRAYQGSARHTIEAVRALKERFPGTRTVLGISNVSFGVPPAGREVLNAVFLYHATKAGLDFAIVSTEKLVRYASIPEEERVLADNLLFDRGPDPLGAFAARFRGRTARAATAEKLSLDERLARYIIEGTKEGLLEDLDEKLKTTRPLDIINGPLMKGMDEVGRLFNNNELIVAEVLQSAEAMKAAVAHLEKFMEKSDAQNRGRMILATVKGDVHDIGKNLVEIILSNNGYSVVNLGIKVPPEELIRAAQEHKPDMIGLSGLLVKSAQQMVLTAQDLRAAGIALPLLVGGAALTKKFAYTRIRPAYGALVAYARDAMQGLELANQIMSPEGRAALERRLEEEARRLDEGVAAAETPAAAAPAVRSALVRADEPVRVPPDLERHVVEVPDLRAIWPYLNRQFLYSKHLGLKGAVARLEAERDPKFLEIEEVVREVMRRCEAGWMRARGVYRFFKADSEGNTLSVYDPAGRLLERFDFPRQPRRDGLCLADYVRPAGSGPDYVCFFVTTTGGGIRERAEELKGRGEYLLSHTLQALAIEAAEAFAEKLHRDLRTLWGFPDPPGLTMIDRFQAKYQGIRVSFGYPACPNLADQEKLFRLLRPEDVGVRLTEGHMMDPEASVSALVFHHSQAEYFNASAAS